A DNA window from Camelina sativa cultivar DH55 chromosome 13, Cs, whole genome shotgun sequence contains the following coding sequences:
- the LOC104735536 gene encoding peroxidase 56-like, whose amino-acid sequence MAALKMTISCFVFLQVLSCVLSSFAPTSAQGLKVGFYEKSCPKAELIVKKSVFEAMKKDLTLGAPLLRMFFHDCFVRGCEGSLLLDLKNKKDEKNAIPNLFLRGFEIIDDAKAALEKECPGIVSCSDVLALVARDAMVALNGPSWEVETGRRDGLVSNISEALSNLPSPFNNISSLITQFHSKGLNKKDLVVLSGGHTIGNGHCPQITNRLYNFTGKGDSDPNLDTEYATSLRKKCKPTDTTTALEMDPGSFKTFDKSYFKLVSQRRGLFQSDAALLDNQETKSYLLNQMKSDRSTFFKDFGVSMVKMGRIGVLTGKAGQIRKNCRMVNK is encoded by the exons ATGGCTGCATTGAAGATGACTATCTCTTGTTTTGTCTTCCTTCAAGTACTATCGTGCGTGCTCTCTTCATTTGCTCCAACCAGTGCTCAAGGATTGAAAGTTGGGTTCTACGAGAAGTCATGCCCGAAAGCCGAGCTTATTGTCAAGAAGTCTGTCTTCGAGGCAATGAAGAAGGATCTAACACTTGGAGCTCCTTTGCTAAGAATGTTCTTCCACGATTGCTTCGTTCGG GGGTGCGAAGGGTCGCTCTTGCTagatctaaaaaacaaaaaagatgagaaaaacGCAATTCCTAACCTCTTCCTTCGAGGGTTTGAGATCATAGACGATGCCAAGGCAGCTCTAGAAAAGGAGTGTCCGGGCATTGTTTCCTGCTCTGATGTATTGGCTCTTGTCGCTAGGGATGCGATGGTTGCG CTCAATGGACCGTCGTGGGAGGTTGAAACAGGAAGAAGAGACGGTCTGGTTTCAAACATCAGTGAGGCCCTATCAAACCTACCATCACCATTTAATAATATCAGTAGCCTTATCACCCAGTTCCATTCCAAAGGCCTCAACAAAAAAGACCTCGTTGTGCTTTCAG GTGGGCACACAATTGGGAACGGACACTGTCCTCAAATCACAAATCGGCTCTACAATTTCACAGGCAAAGGAGATAGTGATCCAAACTTAGACACGGAATACGCGACCAGCCTCAGAAAAAAATGCAAGCCAACTGATACGACGACGGCTTTAGAAATGGATCCAGGAAGCTTTAAAACGTTCGATAAAAGCTACTTCAAGCTTGTGTCTCAAAGAAGGGGGCTGTTTCAATCAGATGCAGCTCTTTTAGACAATCAAGAAACGAAATCTTATCTTCTCAACCAAATGAAAAGTGATAGGTCTACATTCTTTAAAGACTTTGGTGTCTCTATGGTAAAGATGGGTCGGATTGGGGTTTTAACAGGTAAGGCTGGCCAAATTCGCAAGAATTGCAGAATGGTTAACAAATAA